The following proteins come from a genomic window of Gossypium raimondii isolate GPD5lz chromosome 5, ASM2569854v1, whole genome shotgun sequence:
- the LOC105770304 gene encoding N-glycosylase/DNA lyase OGG1: MHSLKPPLAMKRPRPPSPPPLSPASTKQTSPPPRPLKSLHPNTPPISSKKPKSHPKWVPLNLSQTELSLPLTFPTGQTFRWKQTGPLQYTGTIGPHLLSLKHLQNGDVSYFIHFTPSESAAKLALLDFLNVSISLANLWEVFSENDSRFAELAKYLKGARVLRQDPVECLVQFLCSSNNNIGRITKMVDFISSLGTHLGSVGGFDFHEFPSLERLSAVSEEELRQAGFGYRAKYITGTVDVLQSKPDGGAQWLLSLRKLDLQEAIDALCSLPGVGPKVAACIALFSLDQHHAIPVDTHVWQIATKYLLPELAGARLTPKLCSRVAEAFVSKYGEYAGWAQTLLFIADLPSQKALLPSHFWDIKEKKSAKIEDSNSCNIDGNYS; encoded by the exons ATGCACTCACTGAAACCTCCCCTAGCAATGAAAAGACCAAGACCGCCTTCGCCACCACCGCTCTCCCCCGCCTCCACCAAACAGACATCTCCTCCGCCGCGGCCACTTAAATCCCTCCACCCCAATACCCCACCAATCTCCTCCAAGAAGCCTAAATCCCACCCCAAATGGGTGCCACTCAACCTCTCCCAGACCGAACTCTCCCTTCCCCTCACTTTCCCCACCGGCCAAACCTTCCGCTGGAAACAAACAGGCCCTCTTCAGTACACCGGCACCATCGGACCCCATTTGCTATCCCTCAAGCACCTCCAAAACGGCGACGTTTCTTACTTCATCCACTTCACCCCTTCCGAATCGGCTGCCAAGCTGGCCCTCCTCGATTTCCTCAACGTGAGCATTTCCTTGGCCAATCTCTGGGAGGTTTTCTCCGAGAATGACTCCAGGTTTGCCGAGCTAGCCAAGTATTTGAAGGGTGCTCGGGTTTTGAGGCAGGACCCGGTTGAGTGCTTGGTTCAGTTCCTTTGTTCTTCTAATAATAATATCGGGAGGATTACTAAAATGGTGGATTTCATTTCCTCTTTGGGTACTCATTTGGGCAGTGTTGGTGGGTTTGACTTTCATGAGTTCCCTTCATTGGAACGTTTATCTGCTGTCTCTGAGGAAGAGCTTAGACAGGCTGGTTTTGGTTACAG GGCTAAGTACATTACTGGCACAGTTGATGTTTTGCAATCAAAACCGGATGGAGGTGCTCAATGGCTTCTCTCTCTTCGTAAATTGGATCTTCAAGAGGCCATTGATGCTCTATGTTCTTTGCCTGGAGTTGGTCCCAAGGTAGCGGCATGTATTGCTCTCTTCTCTCTCGATCAGCACCATGCCATTCCGGTTGACACGCATGTGTGGCAG ATTGCTACAAAGTACCTCCTTCCTGAGCTAGCCGGTGCCCGTTTGACACCTAAGCTTTGCAGCCGTGTGGCAGAGGCATTTGTAAGCAAATATGGGGAGTATGCTGGGTGGGCTCAGACGCTCCTTTTTATCGCTGATTTACCTTCACAAAAGGCCCTCTTACCATCCCACTTTTGGGATATTAAAGAGAAAAAATCTGCCAAAATTGAAGACAGTAACAGTTGCAATATCGATGGAAACTACAGTTGA
- the LOC105767571 gene encoding E3 ubiquitin ligase BIG BROTHER-related translates to MENGGAKQSPKMLPFTQLDLIDADLAVALALQEQERVFSLLETVERDGYDNDVDDDSDVFHDQNNNTSYEYIEDGGNLEFLNRQDSNDSEDDYDNDDDDDNDDFEEHDIDLDDFSYEELIALGELIGIERRGLSEKEISSCLVPVKFQSIEHENEIDRCVICQVEYGENDEGLVALPNCKHPYHLDCISKWLQMKKLCPICSTEISSSIHQC, encoded by the coding sequence atggaAAACGGAGGAGCAAAACAATCACCCAAAATGCTGCCCTTCACCCAACTTGATCTAATTGACGCGGATCTTGCGGTCGCTTTGGCATTGCAAGAACAAGAAAGGGTTTTTTCATTGCTCGAAACCGTCGAGAGGGATGGATACGATAACGACGTCGATGATGATAGCGATGTGTTCCACGATCAAAACAACAACACCAGTTACGAGTATATTGAAGATGGAGGTAACCTAGAGTTCCTCAATAGACAAGATAGCAACGATTCCGAGGATGACTacgataatgatgatgatgatgacaaCGATGATTTTGAAGAACATGACATCGATCTTGACGATTTTTCGTATGAAGAATTGATCGCTCTGGGAGAACTAATAGGAATAGAGAGAAGAGGGTTATCCGAGAAGGAAATTTCTTCATGCTTGGTGCCGGTTAAGTTCCAATCCATCGAACACGAGAACGAAATTGATCGGTGCGTAATTTGTCAAGTGGAATACGGAGAAAACGACGAAGGACTAGTTGCACTTCCTAATTGTAAACATCCATATCACTTGGATTGCATAAGCAAGTGGCTTCAAATGAAGAAGCTATGTCCCATTTGCAGCACTGAAATTTCATCATCCATCCATCAATGCTAA
- the LOC105770305 gene encoding uncharacterized protein LOC105770305 yields MINLEITSTVVGLVHLAAVGGTNQVASTSCCYNHAPNLPVFSGFIQAIGKLFRSPLDFLAGKSCSSICGSTWDLICYIENFCVANILKLIMVLVLSYIVLLYLYLLYKVGICQCIAHGLCRMVWGCISCWFSSWEFCCTFLCHKLRNIKRIDRRRRRPRRRKRVTDPSEDDESFSYGSSRPMEVSNHSVSGRLRNYKGVHLRRSLRPRNHRINVGISRDALYKRKPIKHINTVHDIRVTHTSKFAHKGSSYKGRPHHSRRSL; encoded by the exons ATGATTAATTTGGAGATAACATCAACGGTGGTTGGACTTGTGCACCTTGCTGCAGTAGGGGGGACAAACCAGGTGGCCTCGACAAGTTGCTGTTATAACCATGCTCCCAACTTGCcag TTTTTTCAGGTTTCATCCAAGCCATAGGCAAACTTTTTCGCTCCCCACTCGATTTTCTTGCTGGAAAATCCTGCAG TTCAATTTGTGGATCAACATGGGATTTAATCTGTTACATCGAGAATTTTTGTGTTGCCAATATACTGAAATTGATCATGGTACTGGTTTTATCCTATATCG TTCTCTTATACCTTTATCTGCTATACAAAGTGGGTATTTGCCAATGCATTGCTCATGGTCTGTGTAGAATGGTATGGGGATGCATTTCATGCTGGTTCTCATCTTGGGAATTTTGTTGCACTTTCCTCTGCCATAAGCTTCGAAACATCAAGCGAATCGATCGACGAAGACGACGACCAAGGCGAAGAAAAAGAGTAACCGATCCAAGCGAAGACGATGAAAGCTTTTCATATGGCAGTTCTAGACCAATGGAGGTAAGCAATCATTCAGTATCAGGTAgattaagaaattataaaggAGTTCACTTAAGAAGGTCTTTAAGGCCTAGAAATCATAGGATTAATGTAGGGATTAGTAGAGATGCTCTTTATAAAAGGAAACCCATTAAGCATATCAACACAGTTCATGACATTAGGGTCACACATACATCAAAATTTGCACATAAAGGTTCAAGTTATAAGGGAAGGCCTCATCATAGCAGGAGATCATTGTAA
- the LOC105770340 gene encoding replication factor C subunit 5, which yields MAEVVSLMDIDEDDNHQKQNNSQKLNKGKGLVTAADTKPTPWVEKYRPQSLADVAAHRDIVDTIDRLTSENRLPHLLLYGPPGTGKTSTILAVARKLYGSQYRNMILELNASDDRGIDVVRQQIQDFASTQSFSFGAKSSVKLILLDEADAMTKDAQFALRRVIEKYTKNTRFALICNHVNKIIPALQSRCTRFRFAPLDPIHVTERLKHVIQAERLDVPDCGLAALVRLSNGDMRKALNILQSTHMASQKITEEAVYLCTGNPLPKDIEQISYWLLNESFAESFKRVSETKTRKGLALIDIVREVTMFVFKIKMPSDVRVQLINDLADIEYRLSFGCNDKLQLGSLIAIFTKARSSLVAAVK from the exons ATGGCGGAAGTAGTTTCTCTAATGGACATCGACGAAGACGACAACCACCAGAAACAAAACAACTCTCAAAAGCTTAACAAGGGCAAAGGTCTCGTCACAGCCGCCGATACCAAACCCACTCCCTGGGTCGAGAAGTACCGTCCTCAGTCACTCGCCGACGTAGCCGCTCACCGCGACATCGTTGACACCA TTGATAGGCTTACAAGCGAGAACAGATTGCCGCATCTTCTATTGTATGGTCCTCCCGGAACTGGCAAAACATCTACCATTCTGGCTGTTGCACGGAAGCTTTATGGATCACAGTATCGTAATATGATTCTCGAGTTGAATGCTTCAGATGATAGAGGAATTGATGTTGTTAGGCAACAGATTCAAGATTTTGCTAGCACCCAAAGCTTCTCATTTGG GGCGAAGTCATCAGTGAAGTTGATTTTACTTGATGAGGCTGATGCTATGACAAAGGATGCCCAATTTGCTTTGCGTAGAG TTATCGAGAAATATACAAAGAATACGAGATTTGCACTGATCTGTAATCACGTCAACAAGATCATTCCAGCATTACAGTCCAGATGTACTCGGTTCCGATTTGCACCTCTTGATCCTATTCATGTCACTGAGCGACTTAAACATGTTATACAGGCTGAAAG GCTTGATGTACCTGATTGTGGCTTGGCAGCACTAGTACGGCTTAGCAATGGTGACATGAGAAAGGCTTTGAACATTTTGCAG TCAACACACATGGCTTCTCAGAAGATTACAGAAGAAGCCGTGTATCTCTGTACTGGAAATCCGTTGCCTAAAGACATCGAGCAAATATCTTACTGGCTTCTGAATGAATCATTTGCAGAGAGTTTCAAAC GAGTATCTGAAACAAAGACCAGGAAAGGATTAGCCCTGATCGATATTGTAAGGGAAGTGACAAT GTTTGTTTTTAAGATTAAAATGCCCTCTGATGTTCGAGTTCAGTTAATTAATGACTTGGCAGACATAGA GTATCGATTGAGTTTTGGGTGCAATGATAAGTTGCAACTGGGATCTCTCATTGCTATTTTCACAAAAGCTAGATCTTCCCTAGTTGCGGCAGTGAAGTAG
- the LOC105769683 gene encoding protein CELLULOSE SYNTHASE INTERACTIVE 3: protein MSKSPSPEPREWGPLSSSKLRDLNGTTGVDDSDDTVAAVARFIEQLHAYTSSPSEKELITARVLSIAKERKEARTLIGSHGQAMPLFISILRSGTPLAKLNVAATLTVLCKDEDLRLKVLLGGCIPPLLSLLKSESTEARKAAAEAIFEVSSGGLSDDHVGMKIFVTEGVVPTLWEQLSPKSKQDKVVEGFVTGALKNLCSEKDGYWRATLKAGGVDVIVGLLSSDNSAAQSNAASLLARLMLAFSDSIPKVIDSGAVKALLRLVGQNNDTSVRSSAADALEALSSMSTAAKKAVVDANGIHILIGAVVAPSKECMQGEHAQALQRHATHALANICGGMSALILYLGELSKSSRLAAPVADIIGALAYAVMVFEQTTGLDEEPFDVAQIEDVLVMLLKPRDNKLVQDRVLEAMASLYGNTYLSQWLNHAEAKRVLIGLITMAAADVQEHLILSLTSLCCDKVSVWDAIGNREGIQLLISLLGLSSEQHQEHSVQLLAILTDQVDDCKWAITAAGGIPPLVQLLEMGSQKAREDAAHILWNLCCHSEDIRACVESAGAVPAFLWLLRSGGPKGQEASAKALTKLVRTADSATINQLLALLLGDTPIKKAHIIRILGHVLTMAPHQDLVFKGSAANKGLKSLVQVLNSSNEETQEYAASVLADLFSTRKDICDSLVADEIVQPCMKLLTSKAQVVATQSARVLGALSHPSKSKAANKMSYIAAADVKPLIKLAKTSLIGAAETAVAALANLLSDSHIAAEALAEDVVLALTRVLGNGSLEGKKNSSRALHQLLKHFPVSDVLVGNSQCRFAVLALVDSLNAMDMDTTDAADALEVVALLSRTKKGVNLTYPAWSVLAEDPSSLEPLVQCLAEGPPPLQDKSIEILSRLCGDQPVVLSDLLVARSTSICSLADRTMNSANLEVRVGGAALLSCTAKEHKQQSVDVLDRSGYLKPLIEALVDMAKKNSRCTSLEIEVRGRAPREFIERTAFQEGEEFDVPDPAIVLGGTVALWLLLILSSCLPKNRITIMEAGGLEVLSDKLANYASNPLAEFEDTEGIWISTLLLAILFQDENVVLSPATMRIIPSLALLLRSEEVIDRYFAAQAMASLVSNGSKGISLVIANSGAVAGLITLIGYGESDMPNLVTLSEEFSLVRNPGQVVLEHLFEIEDVRVGSTARKSIPLLVDLLRPIPDRPGAPPIAVQLLTRIADGSDTNKLIMGEAGALDALTKYLSLSPQDSTEADICELLRILFRNQELIQYEASLSSLNQLIAVLRLGSKNARFSAARALHQIFYAEHVIDSELAWQAVQPLVDMLCAASESEQEAALVALIKLTCGNASKAALMTDVEGNPLESLHKILSSASSLELKTNAAQLCFVLFGHTKFRADPIASECIQPLITLMQSDTSTAVESGVHAFERLLDDEQQVELAAAYDIVDLLVGLISGRNHQLIEASICALIKLAKDRTPLKSDMVKAGVIDNCLEVLPLASSSLSSSIAELFRILTNSSAIARSSDAAKIIEPLFMVLLRPDFGLWGQHSALQALVNILEKPQSLAALKLTPSQVIEPLISFLESPSQAIQQLGTELLTHLLAQEHFQQDITTKNAVVPLVQLAGIGILNLQQTAIKALEKISASWPKAVADAGGIFELSKVIIQDDPQPPHALWESAAFILSNVLHSNAEYYFKAPIIVLVKMLHSTLESTITVALNALIVHERSDPSSVEQMTEAGAIDALLNLLRSHQCEEASGRLLEALFNNVRIREMKVSKYAIAPLAQYLLDPQTRSESGRLLATLALGDLSQHEGHARASDSVSACRALVSLLEDQPTEDMKMVAICALQNFVMRSRTNRRAVAEAGGILVIQELLLSPNSEVASQAALLIKFLFSNHTLQEYVSNELIRSLTAALERELWSNATINEEVLRTLNVIFANFPKLQISEAATLCIPHLVAALKSGSEGAQESVLDTMCLLKHSWSTMPIEIARSQSMIAAEAIPILQMLMKTCPPSFHERADSLLHCLPGCLTVTIKRGNNLKQAMGATNAFCRLTIGNGPPRQTKVVNHSTTPEWKEGFTWAFDVPPKGQKLHIICKSKNTFGKTTLGRVTIQIDKVVTEGVYSGLFSLNHDSNKDGSSRTLEIEIIWSNRTENDENI from the exons ATGTCAAAGTCTCCGTCCCCTGAACCGCGAGAATGGGGACCCTTATCTTCATCGAAGCTTAG GGATTTGAATGGAACGACTGGAGTGGATGATTCTGATGATACAGTGGCTGCAGTTGCTCGTTTTATTGAGCAACTGCATGCCTACACGTCCTCACCAAGTGAGAAAGAACTTATTACAGCACGTGTGCTGAGTATTgccaaagaaagaaaggaagcaAGAACACTTATTGGTTCCCATGGCCAAGCAATGCCGTTGTTTATATCCATTCTCAGGAGCGGCACCCCTTTAGCAAAACTCAATGTTGCTGCAACTCTGACTGTGTTATGCAAAGATGAGGACTTACGGCTGAAGGTGCTTCTAGGTGGATGTATTCCACCATTACTCTCGCTTTTGAAGTCTGAATCAACTGAGGCCCGGAAGGCAGCAGCAGAGGCAATATTTGAAGTTTCCTCTGGTGGTCTTTCAGATGATCATGTTGGTATGAAAATATTTGTTACAGAAGGTGTTGTGCCAACATTATGGGAACAACTCAGTCCAAAAAGCAAGCAGGACAAAGTGGTAGAAGGGTTTGTTACCGGAGCTTTGAAGAACCTTTGCAGTGAGAAGGATGGTTATTGGAGAGCAACACTTAAGGCTGGAGGAGTAGATGTAATTGTGGGTCTTCTCTCTTCTGATAATTCTGCTGCCCAATCCAATGCAGCTTCCCTTTTGGCCAGATTGATGTTGGCATTCAGTGATAGCATCCCAAAAGTTATAGATTCTGGAGCTGTCAAAGCCTTGCTTCGGCTTGTAGGTCAAAATAATGATACTTCTGTCCGTTCAAGTGCTGCAGATGCCTTGGAAGCCCTTTCTTCAATGTCAACTGCAGCAAAAAAGGCAGTCGTTGATGCAAATGGTATTCATATTCTTATTGGGGCTGTTGTTGCTCCTTCTAAAGAGTGCATGCAAGGAGAGCATGCCCAAGCTTTGCAGCGCCATGCAACACATGCTTTAGCAAATATCTGTGGAGGGATGTCTGCTTTGATACTTTATCTTGGAGAATTATCAAAATCTTCTCGCTTAGCTGCACCGGTTGCTGACATAATTGGAGCACTTGCTTACGCTGTAATGGTGTTTGAGCAGACTACTGGCCTTGATGAGGAACCCTTTGATGTAGCACAGATAGAGGATGTATTAGTTATGTTACTCAAGCCTCGTGATAATAAGCTAGTCCAAGATCGTGTCCTTGAGGCCATGGCAAGCTTGTATGGTAACACGTACCTCTCACAATGGCTCAATCATGCTGAAGCAAAAAGGGTGCTTATTGGACTCATAACAATGGCTGCTGCTGATGTCCAGGAGCATCTAATACTTTCTTTAACCAGCTTATGCTGTGACAAAGTCAGTGTTTGGGATGCTATTGGTAACCGAGAAGGTATTCAGTTGCTCATATCATTGTTGGGCTTATCCAGCGAACAGCACCAAGAGCATTCAGTACAGTTGCTAGCCATCCTTACTGATCAGGTTGATGACTGCAAGTGGGCCATTACTGCTGCTGGTGGGATTCCTCCATTGGTGCAGTTGCTGGAGATGGGATCTCAGAAGGCAAGGGAGGATGCTGCACATATTCTATGGAATTTATGCTGTCACAGTGAAGACATCCGTGCCTGCGTTGAAAGTGCAGGTGCGGTACCAGCTTTCTTATGGCTCTTAAGAAGTGGTGGACCAAAAGGACAGGAAGCATCAGCTAAGGCTCTTACAAAGCTTGTCCGGACAGCTGATTCTGCCACTATTAATCAATTGCTAGCTTTGCTCCTGGGAGATACTCCAATCAAAAAGGCCCATATAATTAGAATTTTGGGCCATGTACTCACAATGGCACCACATCAGGATCTTGTGTTTAAGGGATCTGCAGCTAACAAAGGACTGAAATCTCTTGTCCAGGTTCTCAACTCCTCAAATGAAGAAACTCAAGAGTATGCAGCTTCTGTCCTAGCTGATCTATTTAGTACAAGAAAAGATATATGCGATAGTCTTGTAGCTGATGAAATTGTACAACCTTGCATGAAGCTTTTGACTAGCAAGGCTCAAGTTGTTGCAACTCAGTCTGCTCGAGTGTTGGGTGCTCTTTCTCACCCAAGCAAGTCGAAAGCTGCTAATAAGATGTCTTACATTGCAGCAGCAGATGTCAAACCTCTAATTAAATTAGCAAAAACTTCTCTCATTGGTGCTGCTGAAACAGCTGTTGCTGCCTTGGCCAATCTCCTCTCTGATTCTCATATTGCTGCTGAAGCACTAGCTGAAGATGTTGTTTTGGCTTTGACAAGAGTGCTGGGAAATGGAAGTTTAGAAGGTAAAAAGAATTCATCAAGGGCTCTTCATCAATTGCTAAAGCATTTTCCAGTCAGTGATGTGCTCGTAGGAAATTCTCAGTGTCGTTTTGCTGTTCTTGCACTTGTTGATTCCTTAAATGCAATGGATATGGACACCACTGATGCTGCAGATGCTTTAGAAGTGGTTGCACTCTTGTCTAGAACAAAAAAGGGTGTGAATTTAACTTATCCAGCTTGGTCTGTGCTTGCTGAGGATCCTTCAAGTTTAGAGCCTCTTGTGCAATGCCTTGCTGAGGGGCCTCCTCCACTTCAAGATAAGTCCATAGAAATTTTGTCTAGGCTTTGTGGGGATCAACCAGTTGTTCTCAGTGATCTATTGGTTGCAAGATCAACATCTATATGTTCATTAGCCGACAGAACAATGAACTCTGCCAATTTGGAAGTCAGAGTTGGAGGAGCTGCACTTCTATCATGTACTGCAAAAGAACATAAACAGCAGTCAGTGGATGTACTTGATCGGTCTGGGTATTTAAAACCTCTCATAGAAGCTTTAGTGGATATGGCAAAGAAGAATTCAAGATGTACCTCTTTAGAAATTGAGGTCAGAGGTAGAGCCCCAAGAGAATTTATTGAAAGAACGGCATTCCAGGAAGGCGAGGAGTTTGATGTCCCTGATCCTGCTATTGTATTGGGTGGAACCGTTGCTTTGTGGTTATTATTAATACTGTCTTCATGTCTTCCAAAAAACAGAATTACCATAATGGAAGCTGGTGGACTTGAGGTTCTATCTGACAAGCTTGCAAATTATGCTTCCAATCCTCTG GCGGAATTTGAGGATACGGAAGGTATATGGATAAGTACCCTGCTTCTAGCTATTTTGTTCCAAGATGAAAATGTTGTTTTATCTCCAGCAACCATGCGCATCATACCGTCACTTGCTCTTCTGTTGAGATCTGAAGAAGTTATTGACAGATATTTTGCTGCTCAGGCAATGGCCAGTCTAGTTTCTAATGGAAGCAAGGGAATAAGTCTTGTCATTGCAAATTCTGGTGCAGTTGCTGGATTGATAACATTGATTGGCTATGGGGAATCGGATATGCCCAATTTAGTTACCTTGTCTGAAGAGTTTTCTCTTGTACGAAATCCTGGTCAAGTTGTTTTAGAACatctttttgaaattgaagatGTGAGAGTTGGCTCTACTGCACGGAAATCTATTCCTCTTTTAGTGGATCTCCTGAGACCAATACCAGATAGGCCTGGAGCTCCTCCAATTGCTGTTCAACTCTTAACCCGCATTGCAGATGGAAGtgatacaaataaattaatcatgGGCGAAGCTGGAGCCCTTGATGCTTTAACAAAATATCTGTCTTTGAGTCCTCAAGACTCAACAGAGGCTGATATATGCGAATTGCTCAGGATATTATTTAGAAATCAAGAACTTATTCAATATGAGGCATCACTTAGTTCCTTGAATCAACTTATAGCTGTTCTGCGCCTGGGTTCTAAAAATGCTAGGTTCAGTGCTGCGAGGGCTCttcatcaaattttttatgCTGAACATGTTATTGATTCCGAGTTAGCCTGGCAGGCCGTACAACCATTGGTTGACATGCTATGTGCTGCATCAGAGAGTGAGCAAGAGGCTGCTCTTGTTGCCTTGATCAAGTTAACTTGTGGGAATGCTTCAAAAGCAGCTTTAATGACTGATGTGGAAGGAAACCCGCTCGAGAGTCTACACAAAATCTTGTCTTCGGCTTCATCATTGGAATTGAAAACAAATGCTGCACAACTTTGTTTTGTTCTCTTTGGACACACTAAATTTAGAGCCGATCCTATAGCCTCCGAATGCATACAGCCCCTTATTACTCTTATGCAGTCTGATACTAGTACTGCAGTGGAGTCTGGAGTCCATGCTTTTGAGAGATTGTTGGATGATGAGCAACAGGTGGAGCTTGCAGCAGCCTATGACATTGTGGATCTCCTTGTTGGCTTGATTTCTGGAAGAAACCATCAGCTTATCGAGGCCAGCATATGTGCACTCATAAAGTTGGCAAAAGACCGCACGCCACTCAAATCAGACATGGTCAAAGCTGGAGTTATTGATAACTGTCTTGAGGTACTCCCTCTTGCGTCCAGTTCATTGTCATCCTCAATCGCAGAGTTGTTCCGGATTTTGACAAATAGTAGCGCCATTGCTAGAAGTTCAGATGCTGCGAAAATAATAGAGCCTCTTTTCATGGTTTTACTTCGACCAGATTTCGGTTTGTGGGGACAGCACAGTGCCTTGCAAGCACTTGTAAATATCTTGGagaagccacaaagccttgcaGCTCTGAAATTGACTCCCAGTCAAGTCATTGAGCCTCTGATTTCATTTTTGGAATCTCCATCTCAAGCTATTCAGCAGCTTGGAACAGAATTATTGACCCATCTTCTTGCACAGGAACATTTCCAGCAAGACATTACAACGAAAAATGCAGTTGTGCCGCTGGTACAGCTTGCTGGAATTGGAATATTGAATCTGCAGCAAACAGCAATTAAAGCTTTGGAAAAGATCTCTGCTAGTTGGCCAAAGGCAGTTGCTGATGCTGGAGGTATTTTTGAGCTTTCAAAAGTCATTATTCAAGATGATCCTCAGCCTCCTCATGCCCTTTGGGAATCAGCTGCTTTTATTCTCTCCAATGTTCTGCATTCCAATGCTGAGTACTATTTTAAAGCTCCTATAATAGTTCTGGTCAAAATGTTGCACTCCACACTGGAGAGCACCATTACCGTGGCTCTCAATGCCTTGATTGTCCATGAAAGGAGTGATCCTTCAAGTGTTGAACAGATGACTGAAGCTGGAGCTATAGATGCATTGTTGAATCTACTAAGATCTCACCAGTGTGAAGAAGCTTCCGGCAGACTGCTTGAAGCTTTATTTAACAATGTAAGGATACGAGAGATGAAGGTTTCTAAGTACGCCATTGCCCCCTTAGCACAGTACCTGTTAGATCCGCAGACAAGATCAGAATCTGGCAGGCTCCTTGCAACTTTAGCTCTTGGAGACCTCTCCCAGCATGAAGGACATGCTAGAGCAAGTGATTCTGTTTCTGCATGTCGTGCACTTGTAAGCTTGCTTGAAGATCAGCCAACAGAAGACATGAAAATGGTTGCAATTTGTGCATTGCAGAACTTTGTCATGCGGAGTAGAACTAATAGGCGAGCTGTTGCTGAAGCAGGTGGCATATTAGTTATTCAGGAACTTTTACTTTCTCCTAATTCAGAAGTCGCTTCTCAGGCAGCACTGCTGATCAAATTCTTATTCTCTAATCACACACTTCAAGAATACGTATCAAACGAGCTCATCAGATCTTTGACAG CTGCCTTAGAGAGAGAATTGTGGTCTAATGCAACTATTAATGAAGAAGTCTTGAGAACATTAAATGTGATATTCGCCAACTTTCCTAAGCTCCAAATTTCTGAAGCAGCTACCCTGTGTATTCCCCATCTCGTAGCAGCACTAAAGTCAGGGAGTGAGGGTGCCCAAGAATCTGTATTAGACACCATGTGCTTGTTAAAACATTCTTGGTCAACCATGCCAATAGAAATTGCAAGATCTCAATCAATGATTGCAGCTGAAGCAATTCCTATCTTGCAAATGCTGATGAAAACCTGTCCTCCAAGTTTCCATGAGAGAGCAGATAGCCTATTGCACTGCTTGCCAGGCTGTTTGACTGTTACCATCAAGCGTGGTAACAACCTAAAGCAAGCCATGGGAGCCACAAATGCATTTTGCCGATTGACAATCGGTAATGGACCACCCCGGCAAACCAAG GTCGTGAACCACAGCACTACTCCCGAGTGGAAAGAAGGATTCACATGGGCTTTTGATGTGCCCCCAAAGGGACAAAAACTCCATATCATATGCAAAAGTAAAAATACTTTTGGGAAG ACAACATTAGGAAGGGTGACTATTCAGATCGACAAAGTCGTAACAGAGGGAGTATATAGTGGTTTATTCAGCCTGAATCATGATAGCAACAAAGATGGGTCTTCCAGAACGCTTGAAATCGAGATAATTTGGTCCAACAGGAcagaaaatgatgaaaacatATGA